A genome region from Staphylococcus capitis subsp. capitis includes the following:
- a CDS encoding chitosanase, protein MKDFKKGSVRKIVLGTSSALLATLIAANGTGLANAAENQNHDNHQKMTQQKSSKNKSNTQNKATLNPNNYMDKNFDLRKRCFALVGAAEDSELNYSKNYRSVSGDLEDGRGITAGIIGFTSGTGDMKEMLDYYHKISPGNPLDGDRNNMENLKKTKLSKDWHKAFDTDHDNFVKAQNYEVKKEDMDKAVKYAKKDGLSQLGQYIYFDALVKHGLDKDGDNGPSQWGFLQIRKYAHENTKTPAQGGNKNDEIKYLKNFVGKNYDSTIDEKNKNNEDKNVTDRLDFQMQQLNKRNLDLALPLKFKMNDTPFYLDQEKLNNYSDKDLASLND, encoded by the coding sequence ATGAAAGATTTTAAAAAAGGCTCAGTAAGAAAAATTGTATTAGGCACTAGTTCAGCATTATTAGCGACACTTATCGCAGCAAATGGAACAGGTTTAGCTAATGCAGCAGAAAATCAGAATCATGATAATCATCAAAAGATGACACAACAAAAATCTAGTAAGAACAAATCAAACACACAAAACAAAGCGACATTAAATCCGAATAACTATATGGATAAAAATTTTGATTTAAGAAAACGTTGCTTCGCATTAGTAGGTGCAGCTGAAGACTCAGAATTAAATTATTCAAAGAACTATAGATCAGTATCTGGAGATTTAGAAGATGGTCGAGGAATAACTGCTGGTATTATTGGCTTCACTTCAGGTACTGGTGATATGAAAGAAATGCTAGACTATTATCATAAAATTTCTCCTGGTAATCCACTAGATGGTGATAGAAATAATATGGAGAATCTCAAAAAAACTAAATTAAGTAAAGATTGGCATAAAGCTTTTGATACTGACCATGATAATTTTGTAAAAGCACAAAATTACGAAGTAAAAAAAGAAGATATGGATAAAGCAGTAAAATATGCTAAAAAAGATGGGTTATCACAGTTAGGGCAATATATCTACTTTGATGCATTAGTTAAACATGGTTTAGACAAAGACGGAGATAATGGACCGAGTCAATGGGGTTTCCTACAAATAAGAAAATATGCGCATGAAAATACCAAAACACCAGCTCAAGGTGGCAATAAAAATGATGAAATTAAGTATCTTAAAAATTTTGTTGGAAAGAACTATGATTCAACTATAGACGAAAAAAATAAAAACAATGAAGATAAAAACGTAACAGATCGTTTAGATTTCCAAATGCAACAATTAAATAAAAGAAACTTAGATTTAGCACTTCCTTTGAAATTTAAAATGAATGACACACCTTTCTATTTAGATCAAGAAAAATTAAACAATTATAGCGATAAAGATTTAGCTTCATTAAATGATTAA
- a CDS encoding 2-hydroxycarboxylate transporter family protein, with the protein MSKINNPSQTTNKNGFSSYIWNVDVKGIALPIYIGIILILICIMAIGKLPHTIVGAISVLVILGNFLHYLGNKIPIIRSYLGGGSVFCIFVSAFLATFGVLPSSVVSTTKDFVNNMGFLDFYIAALITGSILGMNRSLLIKASIRFIPVALLSMLCCFLMVGTIGALIGNGFGNSILYIAFPSMAGGIGAGVVPLSSIYAHSMGASSGGIISQLIPASAMSNVLAIIGAALLVKLGENLPKSNGHGKLIKNEKTKNRNGTNDEKVKKDSPNFNITQIGVGLLISFSFFMVGIIGNYFVPKVHAYAFMIIFVVIAKVTKMLPKYYEESAIMFNQVVVKNLTPAVLAGIGIALLNLNVLSHAFTWQFVTLCITSVITISIAAGIFGKLFGLYPVESVVTAGMCNNSMGGTGNVAVLSSAKRMELIAFAQMGNRLGGAIILIISGFLAQMFS; encoded by the coding sequence ATGTCAAAAATAAATAATCCTTCTCAAACAACAAATAAAAATGGATTTTCAAGCTATATTTGGAATGTAGATGTTAAAGGCATTGCTTTACCAATCTATATAGGTATTATTCTGATACTCATTTGTATCATGGCGATAGGTAAACTCCCTCACACAATTGTCGGAGCCATTTCAGTACTAGTTATCTTAGGTAATTTCTTACATTACCTGGGAAATAAAATCCCAATTATCAGATCTTATTTAGGCGGCGGTTCCGTATTTTGTATATTTGTTTCAGCGTTCTTAGCTACCTTTGGAGTCTTACCATCAAGTGTCGTATCTACAACAAAAGATTTTGTTAACAATATGGGATTTCTAGATTTTTATATTGCTGCTCTAATAACTGGCAGTATTCTAGGCATGAACCGATCATTACTAATCAAAGCATCTATTAGATTTATCCCAGTCGCATTACTATCAATGTTATGCTGCTTTTTAATGGTAGGAACTATTGGAGCACTGATTGGCAATGGTTTTGGTAATTCAATTTTATATATAGCCTTTCCTTCTATGGCAGGTGGAATAGGTGCTGGAGTTGTACCATTATCAAGTATTTACGCCCATAGTATGGGTGCTTCATCAGGAGGTATTATTTCTCAATTAATTCCCGCTTCGGCAATGAGTAATGTTCTAGCCATCATTGGAGCAGCACTTTTAGTGAAATTAGGAGAAAATTTACCAAAATCTAACGGACATGGAAAATTAATTAAAAATGAAAAAACTAAAAATAGAAATGGTACTAATGATGAAAAAGTTAAAAAGGATAGTCCAAATTTTAATATTACACAAATAGGTGTGGGTTTATTAATTTCTTTTTCATTCTTCATGGTTGGTATCATTGGAAATTACTTTGTGCCTAAAGTACACGCATATGCATTTATGATTATTTTTGTAGTTATTGCTAAGGTTACTAAAATGCTTCCTAAATATTATGAAGAAAGTGCTATTATGTTCAATCAAGTTGTTGTCAAAAATTTAACACCAGCAGTTCTAGCCGGTATCGGAATAGCATTGCTCAATCTTAATGTACTTAGCCATGCGTTCACTTGGCAGTTTGTTACATTATGCATTACAAGTGTCATTACTATCTCTATTGCAGCCGGTATCTTCGGTAAGCTATTTGGATTATATCCGGTTGAATCAGTGGTAACTGCAGGTATGTGTAATAACAGTATGGGTGGTACAGGAAATGTTGCTGTGCTATCTTCAGCTAAAAGAATGGAATTAATAGCATTCGCTCAAATGGGAAATCGACTTGGAGGCGCTATAATTCTCATTATCTCAGGATTTCTTGCTCAAATGTTTTCATAA
- a CDS encoding LysR family transcriptional regulator, producing the protein MKLQDLVYFRKLAELGSFTETSNFFNVSQPTISYAVKRIEEEFNVEVMVRDHKHHSIEITKMGEVIVSHIANIEKELNDMSSDIEKLKAGYIKCGVPPIIGNSYFHKISLNLIKNNLMDRVAIINKGSKDLINELKDGNIEIGLIGSLKPIEENNLISKVIKKDSYKIIVSKNHPLSHLKEISFKQLKNEQFISLNDHFTHAQALNQLCKKYHYTPDVIYKNGDLNLYKKMISEGIGIGILAETAVEPSGDVVAISIKDDEQPQFLISKVYRKFTFNLEIYNNIIEVFENSLSEV; encoded by the coding sequence TTGAAACTACAAGATTTAGTGTACTTTAGAAAATTAGCAGAATTAGGTAGTTTTACGGAGACTTCAAATTTTTTTAATGTCAGTCAGCCTACCATTTCATATGCGGTCAAACGCATTGAGGAAGAATTTAATGTAGAGGTTATGGTTAGAGACCATAAACATCATTCTATTGAAATTACTAAAATGGGAGAGGTAATAGTTAGTCATATTGCTAATATCGAGAAAGAATTAAATGATATGTCTTCTGATATTGAAAAACTAAAAGCAGGTTATATTAAATGCGGTGTGCCACCAATTATAGGTAATTCATATTTTCACAAAATATCATTAAATTTAATTAAAAATAATCTAATGGATAGAGTAGCTATCATTAATAAAGGCTCAAAAGACTTAATAAATGAACTTAAAGACGGCAATATTGAGATTGGTTTAATTGGTTCTTTAAAACCAATTGAAGAAAATAACTTAATTAGTAAAGTAATAAAAAAAGATAGCTACAAAATTATAGTAAGTAAAAATCATCCATTGTCTCATCTTAAGGAAATTTCTTTTAAGCAACTTAAGAATGAACAGTTTATATCATTAAATGACCATTTCACTCACGCACAAGCGCTCAATCAATTATGTAAAAAATATCATTACACGCCTGACGTTATCTATAAAAATGGAGATTTGAATTTGTATAAAAAAATGATATCAGAGGGAATCGGTATCGGCATTCTAGCTGAAACTGCAGTAGAGCCTTCAGGTGACGTTGTAGCCATTTCAATAAAAGATGACGAACAGCCTCAGTTTTTAATCTCCAAAGTTTATAGAAAATTCACTTTTAATTTAGAAATTTATAATAATATCATTGAGGTTTTTGAGAATTCTCTATCGGAAGTTTAG
- a CDS encoding malolactic enzyme produces MKGLELLNNPFLNKGSAFTNDEREKLNLNGLLPTKVRTLEEQEQQTYDEFKQKQTNLEKRLYLMAIFNRNRTLFYKLLSDHLVEFMPIIYDPVVAESIEKYNEIFSRPQEAAFLSINQPDKIEEQLINSTKGRDIELIVVTDGEGILGIGDWGVNGVDIAIGKLMVYTAAAGIDPSKVLPVSLDVGTNNESLLNDELYLGNRHKRVTGEKYDSFIDSFVKAVQRQFPNALLHWEDFGRNNATKILKKYENELATFNDDVQGTGIVVLAGILGALNISKEKLTNQKILIYGAGTAGMGIANIILDEMKEQGLSEKDAKNLFYLVDKQGLLSSSTHDLTSEQSAFLKDTTNVSHTSFNDLADIVSEVKPTILIGTSTQPGAFNEQVIKTMHFYTKRPIILPLSNPTKLAEAKAENILKWTNGEALIGTGIPVDDIQFNGVNYQIGQANNALMYPGLGLGLIASKSQKVNKEILSQASHALGNLVDVNQPGAAILPPVSDIENFSQKIAENVAQNVIDQKIHGPITTTNVKALVTEHKWKPIYQSLLD; encoded by the coding sequence ATGAAAGGTTTAGAATTACTTAATAATCCATTTTTAAATAAAGGGAGTGCATTTACAAATGATGAAAGAGAAAAACTTAATCTGAATGGATTATTGCCAACCAAAGTGAGAACTTTAGAAGAACAAGAACAGCAGACATATGATGAATTTAAACAAAAACAAACAAATTTAGAAAAACGTTTATATTTAATGGCGATTTTTAATCGCAACAGAACTCTATTTTACAAATTGTTATCAGATCATTTAGTTGAATTTATGCCAATTATTTATGATCCGGTTGTAGCTGAATCTATAGAAAAATATAATGAGATATTTTCAAGACCTCAAGAAGCCGCTTTCTTATCTATAAATCAGCCAGATAAAATAGAAGAACAACTCATAAATTCTACAAAAGGTAGAGATATAGAACTGATAGTAGTTACTGATGGTGAAGGTATACTCGGTATAGGCGATTGGGGAGTAAATGGCGTAGATATCGCTATAGGTAAACTTATGGTCTATACAGCCGCTGCGGGTATTGATCCTAGCAAAGTGTTGCCAGTTTCACTAGATGTAGGTACAAATAATGAAAGTTTATTAAACGATGAACTTTACTTAGGCAATCGTCATAAACGTGTAACTGGAGAAAAATATGATAGTTTTATTGATTCTTTCGTTAAAGCAGTACAACGTCAATTTCCTAATGCATTATTACATTGGGAAGATTTTGGTCGTAATAATGCAACTAAAATATTAAAAAAATATGAAAATGAGTTAGCTACATTTAACGATGATGTACAAGGGACTGGCATCGTAGTTTTAGCTGGTATCCTTGGGGCGCTAAATATTTCAAAAGAGAAATTAACAAATCAAAAGATACTGATTTATGGCGCGGGAACAGCTGGTATGGGAATTGCCAATATTATATTAGATGAAATGAAAGAACAAGGCCTAAGCGAAAAAGACGCTAAGAATTTATTCTACTTAGTCGACAAACAAGGTTTATTAAGTAGCTCTACGCACGATTTAACAAGTGAACAAAGTGCGTTTTTAAAAGATACCACTAACGTGTCGCATACTTCGTTTAATGATTTAGCTGATATCGTTTCAGAAGTAAAACCAACTATTTTAATTGGTACATCTACTCAACCTGGTGCATTTAATGAACAAGTGATTAAAACAATGCATTTTTATACTAAAAGACCTATTATTTTACCGCTATCTAACCCAACAAAATTAGCTGAAGCCAAAGCAGAAAACATACTGAAATGGACAAATGGTGAAGCACTTATTGGAACAGGTATTCCTGTAGACGATATCCAGTTTAACGGTGTGAATTATCAAATAGGACAAGCAAACAATGCGTTGATGTATCCAGGTTTAGGATTAGGTTTAATTGCTTCTAAATCTCAGAAAGTAAACAAAGAAATTCTATCTCAAGCTAGCCACGCATTAGGAAATCTTGTAGACGTTAATCAACCAGGAGCTGCAATTTTACCACCAGTTTCAGATATAGAAAATTTCTCACAAAAAATTGCTGAAAACGTAGCTCAAAATGTTATTGATCAAAAAATTCATGGGCCAATTACTACAACTAATGTTAAAGCTCTTGTCACAGAACATAAATGGAAACCTATCTATCAATCTTTATTAGATTAA
- a CDS encoding alpha/beta hydrolase fold domain-containing protein, translating to MKKVIGIISFYISILVIFSLIFTLLFILSSHYWAYIITSLVLITMVLHFHRPFSFGWKYWIIWMMLMLTILLVINLGRVRQDVSFRGNLAAGVLKILTRDLANDQANNQPKHETYNWKDWNPPHGYHNCLVQLNNTKGYLLKKKKAEPKHHQIIYQIHGGGYVNGYSNTYNKAAINYSKYSGNLPVFSIDYRIAPKYKYPTALNDVEKGYRWLLKQGYSPKDIIIAGDSAGGGLSLALTLKLKNEHQPTPKMLILSSPWTDLAANGKSYYKNYHKDVIFGSNKKPSKETTNIDIPYARKSQLKDQYVSPAYGNYNDMPPMLVQTGQDEMLLSDSTTIIDKSKDNNGDAKLITYPGMFHTFYILTPWLPESHQAWTEIHKFIKSHNK from the coding sequence ATGAAGAAAGTGATAGGAATTATTAGCTTTTACATTTCCATTCTAGTTATTTTTTCATTAATTTTCACACTTTTATTTATTTTAAGCTCTCATTATTGGGCTTATATTATTACAAGTTTAGTACTCATCACCATGGTTCTACATTTTCATCGGCCCTTCTCATTTGGCTGGAAGTATTGGATTATATGGATGATGTTAATGTTAACAATCCTATTGGTCATTAATTTGGGAAGAGTGAGACAAGATGTTTCGTTTAGAGGAAATTTAGCCGCAGGTGTACTTAAAATATTAACTAGAGATTTAGCTAATGATCAAGCAAATAACCAACCAAAACATGAGACTTATAATTGGAAGGACTGGAATCCACCTCATGGTTACCATAATTGTCTAGTTCAATTAAATAATACCAAAGGATATTTATTAAAAAAGAAAAAAGCTGAACCGAAACATCATCAAATTATCTATCAAATTCATGGCGGTGGCTATGTTAATGGTTACTCAAATACGTATAATAAGGCTGCTATTAACTATTCAAAATATAGTGGAAATTTACCAGTATTTTCAATAGATTATAGAATTGCACCTAAATATAAATATCCTACTGCGCTCAATGACGTGGAAAAGGGTTATCGATGGTTACTTAAACAAGGTTACAGTCCTAAAGATATTATTATTGCAGGAGATTCTGCTGGCGGAGGGTTATCTTTAGCTTTAACACTTAAACTAAAAAACGAACATCAGCCAACACCTAAAATGCTAATTTTATCTTCTCCTTGGACAGATTTAGCAGCAAATGGAAAATCTTATTATAAAAACTACCATAAAGATGTTATTTTTGGGTCTAATAAGAAACCTTCAAAAGAAACAACTAATATAGACATACCATATGCTAGAAAATCTCAGTTAAAAGATCAATATGTATCTCCTGCATACGGTAATTACAATGATATGCCCCCTATGTTAGTACAAACTGGACAAGATGAAATGCTCTTAAGCGATAGTACAACAATTATTGATAAGTCGAAAGATAATAATGGAGATGCAAAATTAATCACTTATCCTGGAATGTTCCATACTTTTTACATCTTAACACCATGGCTACCAGAATCTCACCAAGCTTGGACTGAAATTCATAAATTTATAAAATCACACAATAAATAA